From one Populus alba chromosome 17, ASM523922v2, whole genome shotgun sequence genomic stretch:
- the LOC118048463 gene encoding LRR receptor-like serine/threonine-protein kinase EFR, translating to MSSFILWFLSFQIIQHSFSFSLARGGSEIDKLSLLAFKAQISHPPTKLSSWNESLHFCQWSGVTCGRRHQRVIELDLHSSQLVGSLSPSIGNLSFLRLLSLENNGFTNTIPQELGRLVRLQTLLLENNSFSGEIPANISHCSNLLNLNLEGNNLTGNLPAGLGSLSKLQVFNFRKNNLAGKIPPSFENLSSIIEIDGSLNNLQGGIPSSIGKLKTLKFFSLGLNNLSGTIPLSLYNISSLLHLSLAHNQFHGTLPPYIGLTLPNLEFLGIHDNQLRGLIPATLLNTSKFTGIYLSYNEFTGKVPTLASMPNLRVFSIQKSGLGNDEDDDLSFLYTLSNSSKLEVLAIDRNNFGGVLPDIISNFSTKLKTMTFGSNQIQGSIPDGIGNLISLNTLGLERNHLTGSIPNSIGKLQNLVEFFLSENKLSGSIPSCLGNITSLMKINFRQNSLQGSIPPSLGNCSNLLLLGLSQNHLSGPIPKEVLSISSLSMRLGLSENQLSGSLPSEVGKLKHLGYMDISKNRLSGEIPSSLGSCESLEHLSLDGNFFQGPISESLRSLRALQDLNLSHNNLTGQIPKFLGDFKLLQSLDLSFNDLEGEVPMHGVFENASSVSIAGNKNLCGGILQLNLPTCRSKSTKPKSSTKLALIVAIPCGFIGLIFIASFLFLCCLKKSSRKTKNEFSCEMPFRTVAYKDLLQATNGFSSGNLVGAGSFGSVYKGVLAFDGVIVAVKVFNLLREGASKSFMRECAALLNIRHRNLVKVLFACAGVDVQGNDFKALVYEFMINGSLEEWLHPIHTLDLEVHQPKNLNLIQRLNIAIDVANALDYLHKQCQMPIVHCDLKPSNVLLDGDMTAHVGDFGLLKFLSEASCQSSSSQTSSVGLKGTVGYAAPEYGIGSGVSTFGDVHSYGILLLEMITGKRPTDSMFKDGLELHSYVKMALPDRVVDVADPKLLTEVHQGKGTDQIVECLISISKIGVFCSEKFPKERMDISNVVAELNRTKSQFFLEGKRLLS from the exons ATGAGTTCATTCATATTGTGGTTTCTTTCCTTTCAAATAATTCAACACTCTTTCTCCTTCTCGTTAGCTAGAGGAGGAAGCGAGATTGACAAACTCTCTCTACTAGCTTTCAAGGCTCAAATTTCACACCCCCCTACAAAACTAAGCTCGTGGAATGAATCCTTACACTTCTGCCAGTGGTCAGGAGTAACATGTGGAAGACGGCATCAAAGAGTCATAGAGCTTGACCTCCACTCCAGCCAACTGGTGGGCAGCCTATCTCCCTCCATTGGGAACTTGAGTTTTCTCAGGCTACTAAGCTTGGAAAACAACGGTTTCACCAATACTATCCCCCAAGAATTAGGTCGTTTGGTTCGGTTACAGACACTGCTCCTTGAGAACAACTCGTTCAGTGGTGAAATCCCGGCTAACATTTCACATTGCTCGAACCTCCTGAACCTTAATTTAGAGGGAAACAATCTTACCGGCAACCTTCCTGCCGGACTTGGATCGTTATCAAAGCTGCAggtatttaattttagaaagaaCAATCTGGCTGGCAAGATACCACCCTCTTTCGAAAATCTTTCATCTATCATTGAAATTGATGGATCACTCAATAATTTACAAGGGGGTATTCCCAGTAGTATTGGGAAACTGAAAACATTGAAGTTCTTTTCACTCGGCTTGAATAATCTGAGTGGTACAATCCCTCTCTCCCTATACAATATTTCATCTCTCCTTCATTTATCTTTGGCTCATAACCAATTTCATGGTACACTTCCTCCATACATTGGCCTAACTCTTCCAAATCTGGAATTTCTTGGCATTCACGACAATCAATTAAGGGGACTAATTCCAGCAACGCTCTTAAATACCTCAAAATTTACTGGGATTTATCTTTCCTACAATGAATTCACCGGAAAAGTTCCCACTTTAGCTAGCATGCCTAACCTGAgggttttttcaattcaaaaaagTGGGCTTGGAAATGACGAGGATGATGATTTGTCGTTTCTCTACACCCTCTCAAACAGCAGCAAGTTGGAAGTTTTGGCTATAGATAGGAACAATTTTGGAGGGGTGCTGCCTGACATAATTAGCAACTTCTCAACAAAGCTCAAGACGATGACATTCGGAAGCAATCAAATCCAAGGAAGCATTCCCGATGGCATTGGAAATCTCATAAGCTTGAATACTTTAGGTTTGGAGAGAAATCACTTGACTGGCAGCATACCAAATTCTAttggtaaattacaaaatttagtTGAATTCTTTCTTagtgaaaacaaattatcagGGAGCATCCCTTCTTGTTTAGGGAACATCACCTCGctgatgaaaattaattttcgtCAAAATAGTTTACAGGGAAGCATCCCTCCAAGCCTGGGAAACTGCAGCAACTTGTTGCTCTTGGGTCTGTCCCAAAACCATCTCAGTGGTCCCATACCAAAAGAGGTCCTTAGCATTTCATCCTTGTCAATGCGTTTGGGCCTGTCTGAAAATCAGCTGTCTGGTTCCCTTCCCTCTGAAGTTGGCAAGTTAAAGCATCTTGGATACATGGACATCTCCAAAAACAGGCTATCAGGGGAAATTCCCTCAAGTCTTGGCAGTTGCGAGAGTTTGGAACATTTGTCTTTGGATGGGAACTTCTTCCAAGGCCCCATTTCCGAGTCTTTGAGATCTTTGAGAGCACTTCAAGATCTTAATCTCTCTCACAACAACTTGACTGGCCAAATTCCCAAGTTTTTGGGAGATTTCAAGTTGTTGCAGAGTTTGGATCTGTCATTTAATGACCTTGAAGGTGAGGTGCCCATGCACGGTGTTTTTGAGAATGCAAGTTCGGTTTCGATTGCAGGGAACAAGAATCTTTGTGGAGGAATACTTCAGTTGAATCTGCCCACTTGCAGATCCAAGTCAACAAAGCCAAAGTCTTCTACCAAGCTGGCATTGATAGTCGCTATTCCTTGTGGCTTTATTGGATTAATCTTCATcgcatcttttttatttttgtgctgCTTGAAAAAATCatccagaaaaacaaaaaacgagTTTTCATGCGAAATGCCATTCCGAACAGTAGCTTACAAAGACCTCCTTCAAGCAACAAACGGATTCTCTTCTGGCAATTTAGTTGGTGCTGGTAGTTTTGGGTCTGTGTATAAAGGAGTACTTGCATTTGATGGAGTGATTGTTGCTGTGAAAGTATTCAACTTGCTACGCGAAGGAGCTTCCAAAAGCTTCATGAGAGAATGTGCAGCCTTGCTAAACATCAGGCACCGGAATCTTGTCAAAGTATTATTTGCATGTGCTGGCGTTGACGTTCAAGGTAATGATTTCAAAGCTCTTGTTTATGAGTTCATGATCAATGGAAGTCTAGAAGAATGGTTGCATCCAATCCATACATTGGACCTGGAAGTGCATCAGCCAAAAAATCTTAATCTCATTCAGAGGTTAAACATTGCAATTGATGTGGCTAATGCGCTCGACTATTTGCACAAACAATGCCAAATGCCTATTGTTCATTGTGATCTTAAGCCAAGTAATGTTCTTCTCGATGGAGATATGACTGCTCATGTTGGGGACTTTGGATTGTTAAAGTTCCTTTCTGAAGCATCCTGTCAGTCATCTTCGAGTCAGACAAGCTCTGTTGGATTAAAAGGCACCGTCGGCTATGCAGCTCCCG AGTATGGCATCGGAAGCGGGGTGTCAACTTTCGGGGACGTACACAGCTATGGCATCCTACTGCTGGAGATGATTACTGGGAAGAGACCTACAGATAGCATGTTTAAAGATGGACTAGAACTTCACAGTTATGTTAAAATGGCATTACCTGACCGTGTAGTTGATGTCGCGGACCCGAAACTTCTGACAGAAGTTCATCAGGGAAAGGGCACTGATCAAATCGTGGAGTGTTTGATTTCAATCAGCAAGATAGGAGTGTTTTGCTCAGAAAAGTTTCCTAAAGAGAGAATGGACATTAGCAATGTTGTAGCTGAACTGAATCGAACTAAAAGCCAATTTTTCTTGGAAGGCAAAAGACTGCTATCCTAG